Proteins from a single region of Pseudodesulfovibrio portus:
- a CDS encoding radical SAM protein: protein MGKRTLYHGVREPLAPDLGGRLPVALAVPGGDKAAISALGWQSVYRTLAEEPGLAVERVFPDKLGLTDGESPVTRESKSPLSSFPVIAWSITFEEDFLSLPRTLRAAGVPPLAAERPSLPLVIAGGPIAFLNPAPIAPFVDLFWVGEAEEHFLNLFETVKQLVFDGLGRDDILEAVKDLPGVYAPGRSKTPVRRIVSGKPGPLTDPAFSCFISGTAAFRDTLLLEVNRGCPYGCRFCAAGFIYRPPRHARLDELKRIVELADPPKVGLVGTALTDWPDLLPFLKWLHEKKKKFSLSSMRADGITEELLTYLRERGIRTVTLALEGASERLRRMMSKKLDIRDFKNAVRLCARYGVNHLKLYLIAGWPGETDEDYTELAALLEEIVAIRSEEPGGRKKQFMRITIGVSSLVPKPFTPFQWAPMMGDAELNARMKQLTRMAKPFKGVTLQHDNPFQARLQGLLARGGEEVADFIQLAAEQGGWKKALKLWKGDPATILDRERARDEPFPWDVIDIGVNREHLWKEWQRAKAAKVSPGCSAKGCAQCAGCGLETPSNE from the coding sequence ATAGGTAAGCGAACCCTGTATCATGGCGTCCGGGAGCCCCTGGCTCCCGACCTCGGAGGACGGCTGCCCGTAGCGCTGGCCGTCCCCGGAGGCGACAAGGCCGCCATATCCGCCCTGGGCTGGCAGTCCGTATACCGGACGCTGGCCGAGGAGCCCGGCCTGGCCGTTGAACGTGTCTTCCCGGACAAGCTGGGACTGACCGATGGCGAAAGCCCCGTCACGCGCGAATCAAAAAGCCCACTATCCTCATTCCCTGTAATAGCCTGGAGCATTACGTTCGAGGAAGATTTCCTCAGTCTTCCTCGAACGCTCCGGGCGGCGGGCGTTCCGCCGCTTGCGGCGGAACGCCCTTCTCTCCCGCTGGTCATCGCGGGAGGGCCCATCGCCTTTCTCAACCCGGCCCCCATCGCCCCCTTCGTGGACCTCTTCTGGGTGGGCGAGGCCGAAGAGCATTTCCTGAACCTGTTCGAGACCGTGAAGCAGCTCGTCTTCGACGGCCTGGGCAGAGACGACATCCTCGAAGCCGTCAAGGACCTGCCCGGCGTGTACGCTCCCGGCCGCTCCAAGACCCCGGTCAGACGCATCGTGTCCGGCAAACCCGGCCCGCTGACGGACCCGGCCTTTTCCTGCTTCATCTCCGGCACCGCCGCCTTCCGCGACACCCTGCTGCTGGAGGTCAACCGGGGGTGCCCCTACGGTTGCCGGTTCTGCGCCGCCGGGTTCATCTACCGCCCGCCCCGGCACGCCAGGCTCGACGAGCTCAAGCGCATCGTGGAGCTGGCCGACCCGCCCAAGGTGGGGCTGGTGGGCACGGCCCTGACAGACTGGCCGGACCTGCTCCCCTTTCTCAAGTGGCTGCACGAAAAAAAGAAGAAATTTTCCCTGTCCTCCATGCGCGCGGACGGCATCACCGAGGAGCTCCTCACCTACCTGCGCGAACGCGGCATCCGCACCGTGACCCTGGCCCTGGAAGGGGCTTCCGAACGGCTGCGGCGCATGATGAGCAAGAAGCTCGACATCAGGGATTTCAAGAACGCGGTCCGGCTCTGCGCCCGGTACGGGGTCAACCACCTCAAGCTCTACCTGATCGCGGGCTGGCCCGGCGAGACCGACGAGGACTACACCGAGCTGGCCGCCCTGCTCGAAGAGATCGTGGCCATCCGCAGTGAGGAGCCCGGCGGCCGCAAAAAGCAGTTCATGCGCATCACCATCGGGGTCAGCTCCCTGGTGCCCAAGCCGTTCACCCCGTTCCAGTGGGCCCCCATGATGGGCGATGCCGAACTCAACGCGCGCATGAAGCAGCTGACGCGCATGGCCAAGCCGTTCAAGGGCGTGACGCTCCAGCACGACAATCCGTTCCAGGCCCGGCTCCAGGGGTTGCTCGCGCGCGGCGGCGAAGAGGTGGCGGACTTCATCCAACTGGCTGCCGAACAGGGCGGCTGGAAAAAGGCGCTCAAGCTGTGGAAGGGCGACCCGGCAACCATCCTCGACCGCGAACGGGCCCGCGACGAGCCCTTCCCCTGGGACGTCATCGACATCGGCGTGAACCGCGAACACCTGTGGAAGGAATGGCAACGCGCCAAGGCCGCCAAGGTCTCCCCCGGCTGCTCGGCCAAAGGCTGCGCCCAGTGCGCCGGGTGCGGGCTGGAGACTCCCTCGAACGAATAA
- a CDS encoding dienelactone hydrolase family protein: protein MKHLLIILTLLMIPVTAMAGMGGAVPYTVNGESFEGYFVSPADKAPLVLLVHDWDGLTDYEVKRADMLAELGYAVFAVDLFGAGVRPTETEDKKRLTGALYADRGRMRALLDGALDKARALGGDTANAVAMGYCFGGTAVLELARSGADLKAFVLFHGNLATPEGQDVSAVRGFVLVFHGSADQAVSMDELAGLAKELEAAGIRHEMNIYSGAPHAFTVFGSPRYREDADKKSWARFTGFLEETLK, encoded by the coding sequence ATGAAGCATCTGCTCATCATACTGACGTTGCTGATGATCCCCGTCACGGCCATGGCCGGGATGGGCGGGGCCGTGCCGTACACCGTGAACGGCGAATCCTTTGAAGGCTATTTTGTCAGCCCTGCGGACAAAGCGCCGCTGGTGCTGCTCGTCCATGACTGGGACGGCTTGACCGACTACGAGGTGAAGCGGGCCGACATGCTGGCCGAGCTGGGTTACGCGGTGTTCGCCGTGGACCTGTTCGGCGCGGGCGTGCGGCCCACCGAGACCGAGGACAAGAAGCGGCTGACCGGCGCGCTCTACGCCGACCGGGGCCGCATGCGCGCCCTGCTCGACGGGGCGCTGGACAAGGCGCGGGCGCTGGGCGGCGACACGGCCAACGCCGTGGCCATGGGCTACTGCTTCGGCGGCACCGCCGTGCTGGAGCTGGCCCGGTCGGGTGCGGACCTCAAGGCGTTCGTCCTCTTCCACGGCAACCTGGCCACGCCCGAGGGGCAGGACGTTTCCGCCGTCAGGGGATTCGTTCTGGTCTTCCACGGCTCGGCCGACCAGGCCGTGTCCATGGATGAATTGGCCGGGCTGGCCAAGGAGCTTGAGGCCGCCGGGATCAGGCACGAGATGAACATCTACAGCGGCGCGCCCCACGCCTTCACCGTGTTCGGCTCGCCGCGCTACCGCGAGGACGCCGACAAGAAATCGTGGGCCCGGTTCACCGGTTTCCTCGAAGAAACCCTCAAGTAA